Part of the Candidatus Zixiibacteriota bacterium genome, CGGTGATCATCTTCCCCGGTTCCCACGCCCAGATCACTCCCGATGCCGATGCCATCCTGTTTACGTCGCTGATCTCCGGCCGCAATCCCCAATACTTGATTGACGAGCAGGTCAAGGGCGCACCGTTCATCAAAGCAGCCAATATTGAGGCGATACCAACCGGCTACATGCTTATCGAATCCGGCCCGCTGACATCGGTGCAGTTCATCTCCGGCACGCTGCCGATCCCACGCTCTAAACCGGATATCGCCTGCGCCCACGCGCTGGCGGCGCAGTATCTCGGTATGCAATTGGTGTATCTTGAGGCCGGTTCCGGAGCGGGCCAGCCGGTGCCGATCGATATGGTGCAGGCGGTGACAGACACAGTGGATGTCCCAGTCTTAGTCGGCGGTGGGCTTAGTACTCCCGAAGATTGTTCCACGCGTATCGCCGCCGGGGCCTCGTTCATTGTCATGGGGACGCGGGTAGAAAACGAATCCGGCCTCGACCGTCTTCGAGAGTTAACCGCGGCCACCCACCCAAGGGAGACGATCAAGGTATGAACCATAACGATGCTCTGATCGAGCTTATTCGCCAGGC contains:
- a CDS encoding geranylgeranylglyceryl/heptaprenylglyceryl phosphate synthase, which gives rise to MAHVLDSLLETRAARGGGFLLLIDPDRSRDSDYLNLAEAAAECGVDAILVGTSFMLAGHFPSAVREIKARTGLPVIIFPGSHAQITPDADAILFTSLISGRNPQYLIDEQVKGAPFIKAANIEAIPTGYMLIESGPLTSVQFISGTLPIPRSKPDIACAHALAAQYLGMQLVYLEAGSGAGQPVPIDMVQAVTDTVDVPVLVGGGLSTPEDCSTRIAAGASFIVMGTRVENESGLDRLRELTAATHPRETIKV